In Aquisalimonas asiatica, the sequence CCGCTCATGGTCGGCGGCACGGACGAGGCGCAGAGCACCAATTTCACCGTCTCGATCGAGGCCAGTACCGGCGTGACCACCGGCATCTCCGCAGCCGACCGCGCCCGTACGGTCCAGGCTGCGGTGGCGCCCCACGCCAAGCCGGAGGACATCACCCAGCCCGGCCACATCTTCCCGCTGATGGCGCAGCCCGGCGGCGTTTTGACCCGGGCCGGGCACACCGAGGCGGGCTGTGACCTGGCACGCATGGCTGGTTTCGAGCCCTCGTCGGTGATCGTGGAGATCCTCAACGAGGACGGCACCATGGCCCGGCGCGATGATCTGATCGCCTTCGCGCGTGAACACGGCCTCAAGATCGGCACCGTCGCCGACCTGATCGCCTACCGCGTGCGCAACGAACGCACCGTGGAGCGGGTTGCCGACTGCGAGCTGCCCACCGAGTTCGGGCCCTTTCACCTCTACGCCTACCAGGACAACGTCGACGATGCGCTGCATTTCGCGCTGGTGAAGGGGCGCCCCGACCCGGATGCGCCGACGCTGGTGCGGGTCCACCTGCAGAATACGCTCTCGGACATGTTCGCCAGCACCGGCCCCCTGTGTGGCTGGCCGCTGCGCGCGGCCCTGCGGCAGGTGGCCGATGCCGGCGAGGGCGTGGTCGTGGTGCTGCGTGGCAACGAGGACGACTCCGCGCTGCTCAAGCGCATGCATGAATACCACCGCCAGGCGGAGCGGCCGGACGACGACCCGGCGGCGCAGTCCAGCGGCGATCTGCGGACCTACGGCAAGGGCGCCCAGATCCTGTCGGACCTGGGCGTGCGGCGCATGCGTGTGCTCAGCGCGCCCAAGCGCATGCATGCGCTATCCGGGTTCGGCATGGAAGTGATTGAATACGTGGACCCGGAGTAAAGCGCGGGCCGACAGCAATCCAGAAACGTGGAAACAGGTGCAATGAAGACAATCGAGGGTGATTTCACGTCCGTTGACGGTCAGTACGCCATTGTCGTGGGCCGGTTCAACGCCTTCGTGGTTGACAGCCTGCTGGGTGGTGCGCTGGACGCACTCAAACGCCACGGCGTCGGCGACGACCACATCACCGTAGTGCGCGCCCCGGGGGCGTGGGAACTGCCGCTGGTGGCCGACCGGGCCGCCGCGTCCGGCAAGTTCGACGCGGTCATCGCCCTGGGCGCCGTGATCCGTGGGGGGACGCCCCACTTTGATTACGTCGCCGGCGAGTGCAGCAAGGGGCTGGGCCAGATCGCCACCAGCCGCGACCTGCCCGTTGCCTTCGGCGTGCTCACCGTCGACTCCATCGAGCAGGCCATCGAGCGGGCCGGCACCAAGGCGGGCAACAAGGGGGGCGAGGCCGCCATGTCCGCCATGGAGATGGTCAGCCTGCTGCGGAGACTCGACAGCTGAACGCCATGGCCAGAACGCGAAGCAGGCAGAATGACAACCGCCAGCGCCGAGCGGCGCGGCAGCGGGCGCTACAGGCGCTGTACCAGTGGCAGCTCACGGGTCAGAGTGCCCGCGATATCGAGGGCCAGTTCCTCCCGGATGACGGCGACCAGCCGCCACCCGAGCGGCCGCCCGCCGTGGAGCCGGACCGGGAGCTGGAAGAAGCGCTGGATATGGCGGACACCGATCTGGAGCTGTTCCGCGAACTGTTGCATGGTGTACTGGACCGCATGGAGGAGTGGGACGCGCAGATTGCGCCCCATCTCGATCGCGCCATGGCCAGCCTCGACCCGGTGGAGCGGCTGGTTCTGCGCATGGGAGCCTACGAGCTGAATGAACGTCTCGACATCCCCTACCGGGTGGTGATCAACGAGGCGGTGGAGCTCGCCAAGTGTTTCGGTGCAGAAGCGAGCCACAAGTACATCAACGGCGTGCTGGACAAGGTCGCCCGCGGCCAGGCCATGCGTGCCGCGGAAATCGAACGCCCGCGCGGCCGGCGCTGACCCCCGCTTCACTGGGGCTCCGGCAAGGGCTGCGGCAGGACGGGAGACGGCATGACGGAATTCGATCTGATCCGCACCTACTTCAGCGACGTCGGGTCCCGGCGGCAGGACGTGGTGCTGGGCGTCGGCGACGACGGTGCCGTGCTCCAGCCGCCGGCCGGCCACTCGCTGGTGATGGCCACCGACTGCCTGGTCAACGGCGTGCACTTCCCCGTGGACGCTCCCGCGGATGCCATCGGCGAGAAGGCCCTTGCGGTCAATCTCAGCGATCTGGCTGCCATGGGCGCCCAGCCTGCCTGGGTGTTGCTTGCTCTGACACTTCCCGATGCCGACGAGCGCTGGCTGCGGCAATTCGCCCGCGGGCTCGGGCGGGCCGCAACCTATCACCAGGTGCGTCTGGTGGGTGGGGACACGGCGCGGGGGCCGCTCAACATCAGCGTTCAGGTCACCGGGTTCGTGCCCACGGGCACGGCACTGCGGCGTCGGGGCGCGCGCCCCGGTGACGCCGTGGTGGTCAGCGGCACGCTGGGTGATGCGGCTCTGGGGCTGTCGCTCTGGCGGGGCAGGGCGGACCGGGATGATCCCGACGTGGCCTACCTGCTGGACCGGCTGCACCGGCCCACCCCCCGGGTCAGCCTGGGCCAGGCCCTGCGCGGGCGCGCCACCGCGGCGGTGGATGTCTCCGACGGTCTCGCTGCGGATCTCGGCCACCTGCTCGCCGCCGATAACCTCGGTGCCACCCTGGACGTGGACCGGTTGCCGCTGTCGGAGCCGGGGTTGCGTTTCGGCGGGCGGGAGCGGCAGTGGCAGGCGGCGCTCACCGGCGGGGACGACTACGAACTGTGCTTCACGGTGCCGCGCTCGCGGTTGCACGAACTCGACGCCATTGCCAGCCGGCTTGGCGTGGCGCTGACCCGCATTGGTCACGTGCAGCCTGAACCGGGGCTGCGACTGATCCGCTCGGACCGGACGCCGGTCTCTCTGGAGACGCCCGGCTACAGCCATTTCCCGGAGGTCCGCTGATGAGTGAGCCCGACGGCGTACCCTCCCTGCACGGGCGTGCCCGCCTGAGCAATCCCGTGCACTTCCTGGCGCTCGGCTTTGGCACCGGGCTGGCGCCGAAAGCGCCGGGGACGGTGGGCACTCTGGCGGGGTTGCCGGTCTATGCGCTGCTGCTACCCCTGCCCCTGTGGGGCTATCTGCTGGCGACCCTGGTCGCGATCGTGGCCGGTATCTGGATCTGTGACCGGGCCGCGAGGGATTTCGGTGTTCACGACCACCCGGCCATCGTCTGGGATGAAGTGGCAGGGTTTCTGGTGACCATGATTCTGGCGCCCGTTGGCCTGGTCTGGGTGGTGCTCGGGTTTCTGCTGTTCCGTGTTTTCGATGTGCTCAAACCATGGCCCATCGGCTGGCTTGACCGCCGGGTCGGGGGTGGCTTCGGCATCATGGTGGACGACATTCTGGCCGGCGTGTATGCGGCGGTCTGCCTGCAGGTGATTGTTCTGGTCACAGGGGCCTGAATGCTGGGACGGGCGGTACGCGCACTGGTGGTTGTCGTCCTGGTCGGGGTGCTGGTCGGTGTCGCGCTGTTCGGCGGGCAGCGGTACCTGGAGAACCGGGTCGCAGCGGCCGTGGACCGGCTGCTCGACGATCTGCCCGCGTACCTGGACGGCAGCTACGAAGCCGTCACCGTCAATCCCTTCGATCGGACCGCCGCCGTCCACGATCTGCGCCTGGAAGGCACCGGGCTTTTCCCCGACGTCCGCATCCGTCGCGCCAGCATCGCGAACTACAGCGGTGGCGGGATCCTGCCCGAGTCCCTGGATCTGCGGCTCTACGATGTTCACTGGGAGCGGGGTGGCTGGCCGGAGACGCTGGCGGCACTGGAGAATGCCCTGAACGGCCCGGTGGTCGGCGATATCTCCCTGTCCATGGCGTTCGAGCCCGACAGCCGCCGCCTGGAGATCGACGACCTCACCGTGGCGCTGCACAGTGGCGACGCCATCGCATTCCGCAGCCGATTTCTGCTGGGGGATCGCGGCATGCTGGATCACCCCTACGACGGGCCGGCGTCCGGGCTGGAGCTGGTGGAATTCGACGGTCGCTGGCGCGATACCGGTCTGTTCCACAGTCTCATCGACCGCCTTGCGCGGGAGCAGGGCATGACCGGCCCGACCCTGGGCGCCAACGTGCTGGGCGAACTCGAGTGGGCCGCGGCGGAGTGGGACGACCCCCGTCTGAATGCCGGCATGGACGCCCTGCGCGCGTTCTTCCGCGAGCCCGGCATGCTGCATCTGCGGATCGCCCCCGACGACCCGGTGAACATGGTGCTGCTGGGCGAGCGCTTCCTGGTGGACCCGCCGGAGGCCCTGCAGCGGCTCGGCCCCGAGCTGCGCTACACGGCGGTGTCGCCGGATGCAGAGGGGACGCTCACCGCCATCGACTGAGCCACGGCGTAGGTGACGCGGGTCACGCGGATTCCGTAGACTGCGGACATGTTCATCCAAGCCATGCCATTCGTCCCCGGGGTCGCCGAGGGACTCCTCAGCACCGACATCCATGCCGCCGATGCCCGCCATGTGCTGCTGATCGACTACGCTGATCTGGAGACTTTCCAGGCCCGGCCTGCCGGTTTGATCGTCATGGGTGGCGCGCCCCTGTCACACCCCATGACCCAGCTCCAGAGCTACGGTATCCCCACGGTGGTGCTCGGCCGGCGGCAGGCGGCCGAGCTCAACCCGGGGGAGGCCATCCATGTGGATGGTGGCAGCGGGCAGCTCCGCAGTGCCGCCGCGGGGCGCGTGGATGGTGGTGGCCGGGTGCCGGGGCTGCAGGCGGGTGCGCCGGTGTACACGGCTGACGGGGTGCCTGTCGAGCTGCGCGGCAGCATCACCGGCGCCGAAGGCGCACGGGAGGCCGTTACCGTCGGTGCAGCGGGGATCGGCATGGTGCGTACCGAGTACCTCACCCCGCCCCACGGGCGCCCGCCGGATGTTGCCTTCTACCGGGAGGCGCTGGGTGAGATCTGTGCCGCCGCCGGCAACCTGCCGGTCACGTTCCGCTTGCTGGATATCTCCGTGGACAAGCGCCCGCCCTGGCTCGGGGAGATGGCCGGCATGGCCGGGCTGCTGGGCATGCAGGGCTCGCGGCTGTTCGCGGTGGAGCCCGTGCGCAGTGTCGTGCGCGCTCAGGTGGCCGCCATCGCGGAGCTGGCGGACCGGTATGATCTGCGCGTGCTGATTCCCTACGTGGCGAGCCCCGAGGAGTTCCGCCACTGGCGTCAGGAACTGGGTGCCTGGTTACCCGAGACCGTGCCCGTGGGGATCATGGCGGAGACGCCGGCGGCGGCGCTGGCGATGCCCGAGTGGCGCGAGCGGGCGGACATGGTGTCCATCGGCTGCAATGACCTCATGCAGTGCCTGTTCGGGGCGGATCGGGACATTCCCGAGGTCGCCGGCTACCTGGATCCGTATTCGCCGCCCCTGCTGCGGTTTCTTCGCATCGTTGCCGGGCAGGCGGGCAACGATTGCGAGCGCGTTCAGCTCTGCGGCCTTCTGCAGCAGCTCCCCGGTGTGCTGCCGCTGCTGGTCGGGCTGGGGTTCCGGCGGTTTTCCATGGCGCCGCGGCTGATTCCCACCCTGGCTCGGGTCGTCCAGGAGACGGATACCGGCGAGGCCCGGCGTCGGGCAGCCTCGGTATGCGAGGCATCGGATTCCGATGCGGTCCACGCCCTGCTTGGTCTGGATCCGGATGCACGGCCCGAGATGCCCTGGAGCCGGATCTGATGCGGGACGTGAGCGTCTGATGACCCGGCCGGAGACACCGCCACTGGCCGCCGACTGCATCATCCGGCTGGACGGCGATCCGCACCGTATCGTGCTCATCGAGCGGGCCAATCCGCCACTGGGCCGCGCGTTGCCCGGCGGGTTCGTCGACCCGGGCGAGGCGGTGGAATCGGCTGCATGCCGCGAAGCCAGGGAAGAAACGGGCCTGGCTGTGCGGCTGGTGTGCCTGCTCGGCGTCTATTCCCGCCCGGACCGGGATCCGCGCGGCCATACGGTGAGCTGTGTGTACGTGGCCGATGCGCGCGGGCAGCCGGTTGCGGACGACGACGCCGCAGCGGTGCTGGTTGCCGAGGTGGACCACCCCGGTCCGCTGGTGTTCGACCACGCCTTGATCCTGGAGGACTACCGCCACTGGCTGCGCTCCGGCCAGGTGGCGCCCCTGCGCGGGGGCGTGGACTAAGTCGTCGTGATTGGCGCCGCCTCAGGCGCGGTATCCGCAGAACGCGCCCAGGCGGCCGTCCAGTTCCGTTTCCTCGCCCGAGGACAGCGGGCCCTCCGGGTCCAGCGCCCAGTCGCCGATATCCGCACGCACCACCTCACCCTGGAGATCGCGGGTCAGCATGTGATAGCCCTCCTGGTAGAGCGCGGCGCGCCACAGATCCGGGTTGGGCAGGCGGCGGAACATGTCGCAGGTGGGCCGGCGGGGAATGATCTGGTCCTTCTCGCCGTAGAGAATCAGTGTACGGCCCCGGTACGCCGGGATGGCCGCCTGGGCCTGGTCCATGAGATCGGCGAGCCCGCTCAGGGCGTCGACGCGTGCACCGCGCTGGATCAACGGATCGCGGCCGAGGGCGCGCAGCATCTCGCGGTTGTCCGAGGGGCGGACCTCGAGCCCGCTGCCGCGAAGCGTGCTCTGGGGGGCAACCCAGGACGCCATCCACAGGCCGAAACGCTGGTACCAGGGCATGTTGCCGCGGTTCCACACGGCGGGGGCCAGCAGAATCGTGCCGTCGATATCCAGGTCCGGGTGTCGGGCGTGAGTCACCAGCGTGACGGCGCCACCCATGCTCTCGCCGGCGATATACAGCGGCGTGTCCGGATACTGCTCCCGCAGCAGCGCGGCCAGCACTGCCAGGTCCGAGGTCATGATGTCGGTGCCTGCCCACACCCCGCGCTGCTCCGTGGCGCCGAACCCGCGCTGGTCGTAGGCGTACACGGAGATGCCCCGCTCGCGGAGGTCCTGCCCCAGCACGGCCCAGCCACGGCGGTAATCGTTGAAGCCGTGCACGCCGAGGATCACCGCGTCGGGGTCACCACCGTGGGCACTCCAGCGGCTCATGGGTAGCCGCTGCCCGTCCGGCATGGTGGCCACGCCGGGGTCCAGCCGGGGCGGATTGGAGGGCGGTTCGGCATCCTGCGCGCGCGGGCCGCAGCCCGTCAGTGCCACGACCACAACGGCCAGCAGCAGCCAGTTGAGCCAGGCCTGGCAGGGCAACAGCGAGGGTGGAGCGGGGATCGTGAATGCCATGGTCTTGTTGATACCCGAGATGCGGGCGTTTTTCCAGTCCGGCGATGTGGAGGCCCGCGCCCCCGTGTGTTGGCGTTGCCATTCCGGGTATCCTGTCCGGACCGTGCGGAATGGGAGAGTAATGGTGTTCGGCAAACATGAAGGCGGCCCCCGGCAGCGTGCTGTCGCCGGTGTCGGTGTGGCGCTGGGTGTGCTGGCGGGGTTGGTAGTGCTGTTGGCGGGCCCCTGGTATCAACTCGGCTGGGTG encodes:
- the ribBA gene encoding bifunctional 3,4-dihydroxy-2-butanone-4-phosphate synthase/GTP cyclohydrolase II, yielding MAMNSIEEIIEDLSQGRMVVIMDDEDRENEGDLVMASSMVRPEDINFMARYGRGLVCMTLTRDRCAQLRLPLMVGGTDEAQSTNFTVSIEASTGVTTGISAADRARTVQAAVAPHAKPEDITQPGHIFPLMAQPGGVLTRAGHTEAGCDLARMAGFEPSSVIVEILNEDGTMARRDDLIAFAREHGLKIGTVADLIAYRVRNERTVERVADCELPTEFGPFHLYAYQDNVDDALHFALVKGRPDPDAPTLVRVHLQNTLSDMFASTGPLCGWPLRAALRQVADAGEGVVVVLRGNEDDSALLKRMHEYHRQAERPDDDPAAQSSGDLRTYGKGAQILSDLGVRRMRVLSAPKRMHALSGFGMEVIEYVDPE
- the ribH gene encoding 6,7-dimethyl-8-ribityllumazine synthase, whose product is MKTIEGDFTSVDGQYAIVVGRFNAFVVDSLLGGALDALKRHGVGDDHITVVRAPGAWELPLVADRAAASGKFDAVIALGAVIRGGTPHFDYVAGECSKGLGQIATSRDLPVAFGVLTVDSIEQAIERAGTKAGNKGGEAAMSAMEMVSLLRRLDS
- the nusB gene encoding transcription antitermination factor NusB, whose amino-acid sequence is MARTRSRQNDNRQRRAARQRALQALYQWQLTGQSARDIEGQFLPDDGDQPPPERPPAVEPDRELEEALDMADTDLELFRELLHGVLDRMEEWDAQIAPHLDRAMASLDPVERLVLRMGAYELNERLDIPYRVVINEAVELAKCFGAEASHKYINGVLDKVARGQAMRAAEIERPRGRR
- the thiL gene encoding thiamine-phosphate kinase, which translates into the protein MTEFDLIRTYFSDVGSRRQDVVLGVGDDGAVLQPPAGHSLVMATDCLVNGVHFPVDAPADAIGEKALAVNLSDLAAMGAQPAWVLLALTLPDADERWLRQFARGLGRAATYHQVRLVGGDTARGPLNISVQVTGFVPTGTALRRRGARPGDAVVVSGTLGDAALGLSLWRGRADRDDPDVAYLLDRLHRPTPRVSLGQALRGRATAAVDVSDGLAADLGHLLAADNLGATLDVDRLPLSEPGLRFGGRERQWQAALTGGDDYELCFTVPRSRLHELDAIASRLGVALTRIGHVQPEPGLRLIRSDRTPVSLETPGYSHFPEVR
- a CDS encoding phosphatidylglycerophosphatase A family protein, with product MSEPDGVPSLHGRARLSNPVHFLALGFGTGLAPKAPGTVGTLAGLPVYALLLPLPLWGYLLATLVAIVAGIWICDRAARDFGVHDHPAIVWDEVAGFLVTMILAPVGLVWVVLGFLLFRVFDVLKPWPIGWLDRRVGGGFGIMVDDILAGVYAAVCLQVIVLVTGA
- a CDS encoding putative PEP-binding protein, whose translation is MFIQAMPFVPGVAEGLLSTDIHAADARHVLLIDYADLETFQARPAGLIVMGGAPLSHPMTQLQSYGIPTVVLGRRQAAELNPGEAIHVDGGSGQLRSAAAGRVDGGGRVPGLQAGAPVYTADGVPVELRGSITGAEGAREAVTVGAAGIGMVRTEYLTPPHGRPPDVAFYREALGEICAAAGNLPVTFRLLDISVDKRPPWLGEMAGMAGLLGMQGSRLFAVEPVRSVVRAQVAAIAELADRYDLRVLIPYVASPEEFRHWRQELGAWLPETVPVGIMAETPAAALAMPEWRERADMVSIGCNDLMQCLFGADRDIPEVAGYLDPYSPPLLRFLRIVAGQAGNDCERVQLCGLLQQLPGVLPLLVGLGFRRFSMAPRLIPTLARVVQETDTGEARRRAASVCEASDSDAVHALLGLDPDARPEMPWSRI
- a CDS encoding NUDIX domain-containing protein, yielding MTRPETPPLAADCIIRLDGDPHRIVLIERANPPLGRALPGGFVDPGEAVESAACREAREETGLAVRLVCLLGVYSRPDRDPRGHTVSCVYVADARGQPVADDDAAAVLVAEVDHPGPLVFDHALILEDYRHWLRSGQVAPLRGGVD
- a CDS encoding alpha/beta hydrolase; translation: MAFTIPAPPSLLPCQAWLNWLLLAVVVVALTGCGPRAQDAEPPSNPPRLDPGVATMPDGQRLPMSRWSAHGGDPDAVILGVHGFNDYRRGWAVLGQDLRERGISVYAYDQRGFGATEQRGVWAGTDIMTSDLAVLAALLREQYPDTPLYIAGESMGGAVTLVTHARHPDLDIDGTILLAPAVWNRGNMPWYQRFGLWMASWVAPQSTLRGSGLEVRPSDNREMLRALGRDPLIQRGARVDALSGLADLMDQAQAAIPAYRGRTLILYGEKDQIIPRRPTCDMFRRLPNPDLWRAALYQEGYHMLTRDLQGEVVRADIGDWALDPEGPLSSGEETELDGRLGAFCGYRA